One genomic segment of Methylocystis hirsuta includes these proteins:
- a CDS encoding IS6 family transposase → MIEFKGSHFEREVILWGVRWYVAYPISYRQLEEMLEERGVDVDHSTLNRWVVKYAPLLDRQFRARKRQVGSSWRLDETYVKVKGSWKYLYRAVDKAGATVDFLLTAKRDRKAALRFLRRAIGQHGVPEKITIDKSGANTAAIESYKAEHGADIEIRQNKYLNNLVEQDHRAIKRVARPMLGFKSFRSASATIVGVELMHMIRKGQLHARGKLRPAQQFYSLAA, encoded by the coding sequence ATGATCGAGTTCAAGGGAAGCCATTTTGAACGAGAAGTGATCCTCTGGGGCGTGCGCTGGTACGTGGCTTATCCGATCAGCTATCGACAGCTCGAGGAAATGCTGGAAGAGCGCGGTGTCGACGTCGACCATTCCACGCTCAATCGCTGGGTCGTCAAATACGCGCCGTTGCTGGATCGGCAATTTCGTGCACGCAAGCGCCAGGTCGGTTCCAGCTGGCGATTGGACGAAACGTACGTGAAGGTCAAAGGCTCCTGGAAATATTTGTATCGCGCTGTCGACAAGGCCGGTGCCACTGTGGACTTCCTGCTGACGGCCAAGCGGGATCGCAAAGCCGCCTTGCGGTTCCTGCGCAGAGCGATCGGCCAGCATGGCGTGCCGGAAAAAATCACGATCGACAAGAGCGGCGCCAACACCGCAGCGATCGAAAGCTACAAGGCCGAGCATGGTGCGGACATCGAGATCCGCCAGAACAAGTACCTGAACAATCTTGTCGAACAGGACCACCGAGCCATCAAGCGAGTCGCGCGCCCAATGCTTGGCTTTAAGTCCTTTCGGTCAGCTTCGGCAACCATTGTAGGGGTCGAACTCATGCACATGATCCGGAAAGGTCAGTTGCACGCGAGGGGCAAATTGCGCCCAGCTCAACAGTTTTATTCGCTGGCGGCATAA